Proteins from a single region of Pongo pygmaeus isolate AG05252 chromosome 3, NHGRI_mPonPyg2-v2.0_pri, whole genome shotgun sequence:
- the GIMD1 gene encoding GTPase IMAP family member GIMD1: MKEQLCQSERRLYGESIFKTGKAMTDPNKMTINLALFGMTQSGKSSAGNILLGSTDFHSRFAPCSVTTCCSLGRSCHLHSFMRRGGLEVALQVQVLDTPSYPHSRLSKKYVKQEVKEALAHHFGQGGLHLALLVQRADVPFCGQEVTDPVQMIQELLGRAWMNYTAILFTHAEKIEEAGLTEDKYLHEASDTLITLLNSIQHKYVFQYKKGKSLNEQRRKILERIMEFIKENCYQVLTFK; encoded by the exons ATGAAAGAACAACTGTGCCAGAGTGAGAGACGTCTTTATGGAGAAAGCATTTTCAAGACTGGAAAAG CCATGACAGACCCCAACAAGATGACCATCAACTTGGCCCTCTTTGGCATGACTCAGAGTGGAAAAAGTTCTGCTGGAAACATTCTGCTGGGAAGCACAGACTTTCACAGCAGATTTGCTCCCTGTTCTGTGACCACATGTTGTAGCCTGGGCCGCAGTTGTCACCTCCACAGCTTCATGCGTCGAGGTGGGCTAGAGGTAGCCCTGCAGGTCCAGGTGTTGGACACTCCAAGTTATCCACACAGCAGGCTGAGCAAGAAGTATGTGAAACAGGAAGTCAAAGAGGCTCTGGCACATCATTTCGGGCAAGGGGGTCTCCACCTTGCACTCCTGGTTCAGAGAGCAGATGTGCCTTTCTGTGGGCAGGAAGTAACTGACCCAGTCCAGATGATCCAG GAACTTCTTGGACGTGCTTGGATGAATTACACAGCCATTCTTTTTACCCATgcagaaaaaatagaagaggcTGGGCTTACTGAAGATAAATATTTACATGAGGCCTCTGATACCCTGATAACACTGCTAAATTCTATTCAgcacaaatatgttttccagtacaaaaaaggaaaatcactcaatgaacaaagaaggaaaatctTAGAAAGAATCATGGAATTTATAAAAGAGAATTGTTACCAAGTTCTtacctttaaataa